The window ACGCGCAGAGGTGGCCACCGTATAAGAAGCCGAACCAGAGGCCGCCGTGCTCGGCATGGCCCTCGTATGGCAGTGCCCAGTTGCGAGCCTTACTCCTCGAGCTCGCCGTGTACAGGGGAGGAGTCGGTGGGTGGCGGCGCGAGATGGACGGGAGAGAGCAGCGGCGGAGGCAAACTCGACAATGGGGGAGGAGAACTGGACGGgagagtggcggcggctagggttttcacCCAATCGGGTGCCTCCTTTACACTGGAAAACGACCCACACACATCACGCCACGCAAGGGTGACGAAGTGAATTCCCTCTAATGCCCTCAGCGGGATCCGAAAATTACAGGCGGTGGCACACATATTTGACTGCGAGCCACCCACACCGGGTGTCTGCGCACCCAAGCCGCTGATAGGCCTGGCCCATGAGTGTCGGACCCCAGTAGTCAGTGAAAAACGATTAAAATCTCGAAGTGGAAAAACAAAGTTACTGTTCATTGCTTTGAACTTGAATTATATCTAACGGCCCAGCTCATCTCAGGGGCGGATCTGATGGCCCAAATCGCATCAAGGGAGAGATCCAACGGCCTGAAATTCGAAATCGCTGAGAGAGCCCATGTTCAGACGTGAATCTAACTATGggattggggataccactgtcctccaaaccatccaaccgcatgttggtttGCGCCTTTTTTCAATTGACATGCCAGAACTAGCGATATCATCAGCACCAGAATCCTACCCGTCCACATTTTGCCTTTCATGTCCGCCGCGTTGCCACTTTCCACTTGCACTCCGCCCCCACTAGTAGCCATGCCCCGCCTGTCGtgattctaagtctgacagtagaatatggggtagggatgtagaggcaagatcctagctatggagaagttgtacgcacgagttttacgagttcaggcccttcttggaggaagtaacagccctacgtctcggtgcccggaggcggtcgactggattatatgcgtatgtgttacagggggtgcgaacccttgtgcatgtggaggggggtggcttatatagagtgcgccaggaccccggccagcccatgttacaagggatttaaggtacatcaagaggggggcgttactggtaacgctagtaataaagagacataatgaccattaaagctacgACGTAATGTCCAACCGTTGTAGTACggagtggctttagatcttctggCGGTCGAGTGACAGTCTCCATGGTCGAGTGACTTCGAGTCTTCCGAGTGGaacgcttcatggtcgagtggatgatggttctTCTTTGAATGCTTCTGACTTTGgggtgatgtccttggggagggtatttaGGTCAGgcgtgtgaccctaccctaggtacatatcctcatcattagcccccgaatggatcagggtttgaatgGAGAAGGAGTTGAAAATACTTCCGACTCATTTTTCGCGCTTCGGGTGTGTCTTGTTTTGGATCAACGAACCGAGGTGATGACACCAACTTGtttttcagtcaccttgatccattcctggttttgtcgagtgaactttcgctGGAAGAGCTCCGAGTGCTAAATATGGAGGAGATCTTCTGTCTGACAAGTCATTCTGCTGtccccggatctcacgggattcgaattctgggaagcgcgcggggcggaggaggccgcagtaatcaggCTGGATAAGGCAAGGCCGCCTCGATTTCCAcgccgccttttttgccacgtattgcgcgcgactgttgcgggattcgataagatcgcccgggcctacaggtcagtcactcggaagcaaccccataaaaggcaccggaccggggtttttgaacagtgcgccctcattcttctccttcctcttcagCTTTCCCCACTGCGCCCGCTCCTGCTCCAGCACCGCCGCTCCGTTCGAGCTCCGTCCACGGCGATGGGGAAAGACAAGAGGGTGGctctggagcgtgcgaagaaggcgacgccgaaggcgaaggggaagaagtccagccatggcggatcctcgtcgaggtccggtttgccgcgcggctggatccagggcgactggatccggtcGACGATCcgccaggacgacctcgacgatctAGCAGAAGAGGGGCTGATTCCTCACGAATCCGCGCAGCTCCCGGAGGGTGAGATTGAACCTCGAccgcgggagggtgagtgcgtcctcctcgccactcatatcgagcgcggattttctttgcctccgCATCCTTTTTTCCGagctttcttgaatttctttggagcacaACTTCATCACTTTTCCCCCAACACCATCGTGTATCTTGGTGCCTTCGTGtctctgtgcgaaaacttcttaggttgtcgaccacactagggtctcttcaagcacatttttACGTGTCGCTCCCAGTCGGTAaaaaaggccaacccgagtgacgagaggacccaagtgatccagatgtgtgggggccttgggattcagatgaggggtAAGAGCTCTTTCCCAACCATAATTCTTCCTGAGTCggtccgagggtggcagtcgacctggttttactgcaaagaccaggcgactccaggccagtcgactggacttcctcctttttctATGGCTCGCGTAGAGAAGCCCTCCACCTTGAAAGTGACTCTAAGGGAGAAAGCGGAGGTGAAAGTGCTGGTTGAGCGAGTGGTCCATCTCATCCGTGAGGGTGTAACTGGAATGGATCTGCTGGAAGTCTTCCTCAGATGACGCATTCAGCCACTTCAAGCCcgcgaccatccgatgtggatgtactcgcgcATTGAAGATTCCACTCGGGTGCACCCAGAAGAAGTCGACGAGGATACGGTGGAGAAGTGGTTGAGGAGTATCactggaaacaaggataaccccagaGGGGCCAGGAGAATACCTCCACTTGACCAATCCTACGAACCAGACAAGGCCCAATTCTGAATTACCGAATGTCGTCTTGTTTTAACATGCAATTGTTTATGCTTCACCGACTGACTTTGTCTTGCTTGTTTTCTTCTAGGCCCTTACtgaaatgtattcgatgcccaacggagagcaggagTAGGACCCGGAGGGGGGGCAAGCGGAGGCAAAAGCGGCGAGTGGCATTCCGACGGACAGGGGGACGAGGAGAGCAACGACCCGAGtgacgaagaagaggtcgactctccTCCCCGcagggaaaggcgatccaagcttactCACGATCTGGCGAGCGCCCGTGACAAGGCGACCGTTCAGACCGGGCAGTCGTCAAAGCGTCCTCGGACGTCCTCTCCGGCACCAACTAAAAAGGCCCCAAAGCAGTCCAAGGTTGTAGTGCAGAAGACTCGGAAGGCGCTGCCGAAAATCAAAATTGTCGTTCTTGTTGCTTCTGCATGAGTGTTCTTCTTTTGCTTTTACTCGACGTTCTGTGTTGTTTATTTTTCCCTTGGTTTGACCGAATGAATCTTGAAACTGGCAGTGCCGCTACCTCTGGGACCTCTTCTTATAAAAACGAggatgaggaaatggaagatgcgGTCACCTCCAATCCAGGTACAATCTTCGTGATTTTGTCTTCGCTTTGTCGATTGAACTATGATATACCCAATCGGGTGATCAAATTTTGGCGACTAATCTTTTTACAGCTCTCAATGTCATTGACCTCCCCGACGATGACGAGGACGAGCCACAGAGGCCCTTGGGGAGAAGAAACAGGAAAACGTCCGCTGGCAAGATGCCTCAGTCGACGCCGGTGGCGGAACCGGTAATTCAGGACGCCGACGATGCCAATCGGGCTTCCGTCTCCTTCGCCATACCGCTGTCGAGTGCTCAGCCTTCAGCGTCAGCCGCACAGACTCCTGCCGACCCACCATCCATTTTTGCTGCGcatcacgtcccagaggaccaggtGGGTGCtgcaaaagaggctatacgccaagcgggcattatgatggagaaaatgaagatggtgcgggaagccagccaagctgcttatgatgccagctctgctctccagagcaacgtccaggttagcaGATCGTCGGCTGACTCTTCTGGCTTGTTCTGTCAGGATATGGTACCTGAAAACTTTCTTTCAAAGGATCTTTGCATCCGTCTGCgccttgcatctgtacacccactgggtgttttgattTGTCACCGAACAAACTCCTACTTTGAGCTGACTATGTTGTTGTCGATTGAATCTtttgaccagtgggggcacgctgagtgtacccactgggtgtagtccccgagaccataatTGACTgtgggcagtcgactgtggtctgagtatcggaatttcttcactcggtctggatgGACCATGACGAGTGGAATCTGAgccagcgggggcacgctgagtgcacccactgggtgtagtctccgagaccgtggtcgactgcgggCAATCGACTATGGTCTGAGAGCAACCTTTTTTTGGCACTCGTGCTGGACAGGCCTTGTCGAGTGTaaactgaaccagtgggggcacgctaagtgcacccactgggtgtagtccccgagactactgttggatGTTTGATTCGGCAATAGTCTTAGAATTTGTTGGCTTTAACCTTTTATCTCTTTGAAATAACCAATCTTTTCACTTGTCGACTGACTTGTTCTTcggttgcagaaatcttgtgatcttggagcttgtTTTGCTGACctggagaagcagcagattcaactcAACCTCGATCTAGAGCTGGCCAAGACAGATTTGCAGAAGGCCAAGGATGACGCCGCTGGTAAGAAAGACTTGTCGACTGATTTATCCCTGAACTAGATTTCATTCTTCTTTTTTCTGAATCAAGCATTATTTCTTTCAGAGAAACTGAACCAAGCTCTTGCAAAAAGGATCAAGATTTGGCGGCCACGCAGGAAAAAGCTGATGAGAAAACCGCTCTAGCTGAAcagaagttggcttcagtcggcaaattggagGAAGAAAATGCCAAGCTAAAAGCTGCTCTGGACGAAGCCAATAAGGAAGTAactcgtctgaagaaggacaaggtcaaTCTGAATGAGAAGATGGAAAGTATTGCCCGCAGGAGGAACGATCTGGAGAGTTATCTGAGAAGCCTTGCTAAGAAGTTGTTCGTCATGCTTGAAGGTATTTT is drawn from Triticum dicoccoides isolate Atlit2015 ecotype Zavitan chromosome 4A, WEW_v2.0, whole genome shotgun sequence and contains these coding sequences:
- the LOC119283827 gene encoding uncharacterized protein LOC119283827; this encodes MATSGGGVQVESGNAADMKGKMWTGRILPPPLSRPVLLPHCRVCLRRCSLPSISRRHPPTPPLYTASSRSKARNWALPYEGHAEHGGLWFGFLYGGHLCAWDDLCVAAVTTDAGPKATAMCRHQREERRPPRRPSRSPLSSSFSWIDKQ